One genomic segment of Sorex araneus isolate mSorAra2 chromosome X, mSorAra2.pri, whole genome shotgun sequence includes these proteins:
- the SSB gene encoding lupus La protein gives MAENGDNEKMAALEAKICHQIEYYFGDFNLPRDKFLKEQIKLDEGWVPLEIMIKFNRLNRLTTDFNVIVEALSKSKAELMEISEDKTKIRRSPNKPLPEVTDEYKNDVKNRSVYIKGFPTDATLDDIKEWLESKGQVLNIQMRRTLHKAFKGSIFAVFDCIESAKKFVEMPGQKYKDTDLLILFKEDYFAKKNEERKQNKVEAKLRAKQEQEEKQKLAENAEMKSLEEKIGCLLKFSGDLDDQTCREDLHILFSNHGEIKWIDFVRGAKEGIILFKEKAKDALDKAKDANNGNLQLRNKEVTWEVLGGDVEREALKKIIEDQQESLNKWKSKGRRFKGKGKGNKAQAGSAKGKVQFQGKKTKFDSDDERDENGATGPAKRAREDTDKDEPASKQKKTENGAGDQ, from the exons ATGGCTGAAAATGGTGATAATGAAAAAATGGCTGCCCTGGAAGCCAAAATCTGTCATCAGATTGAG TATTATTTCGGTGACTTCAATTTGCCTCGGGAcaaatttttaaaggaacaaaTCAAACTAGATGAAGGCTGGGTCCCTTTGGAGATAATGATAAAATTCAACAG GTTAAATCGTCTAACAACAGATTTTAATGTAATAGTTGAAGCATTGAGCAAATCTAAGGCAGAACTCATGGAAATAAGTGAAGACAAAACTAAAATCCGAAGATCGCCAAACAAACCCCTCCCTGAAGTAACTGATGAATATAAAAATGATGTGAAAAACAGATCTGTTTACATT AAAGGTTTCCCAACTGACGCAACCCTTGATGACATAAAAGAATGGTTAGAAAGTAAAGGTCAAGTACTAAATATTCAAATGAGAAGAACATTACATAAAGCATTTAAG GGATCAATATTTGCTGTGtttgattgcattgaatctgcCAAGAAGTTTGTTGAGATGCCTGGCCAGAAATACAAAGATACAGACCTGCTAATACTTTTCAA GGAAGATTACTTtgccaaaaaaaatgaagaaagaaagcaaaataaagtagAAGCCAAATTACGAGCTAAACA agagcaagaagaaaaacaaaagttagcAGAAAATGCTGAGATG AAATCTCTTGAAGAAAAGATTGGATGCTTGCTGAAATTTTCAGGGGATTTGGATGATCAGACCTGTAGAGAAGATTTGCATATTCTTTTCTCAAATCATGGTGAAATAAAATGGATAGACTTTGTCAGAGGCGCAAAAGAG GGAATAATTCTATTTAAGGAAAAAGCTAAAGATGCACTGGATAAAGCCAAAGATGCAAATAATGGTAATCTACAATTAAGGAACAAAGAAGTGACATGGGAAGTTCTTGGAGGAGATGTGGAGAGAGAAGcactgaaaaaaatcatagaagaTCAGCAAGAATCCCTAAATAAATGGAAATCAAAAG GTCGAAGATttaaaggaaaggggaagggaaatAAAGCCCAAGCTGGGTCTGCTAAAGGAAAAGTACAGTTTCAGGGCAAGAAAACTAAATTTGACAGTGATGATGAACGTGATGAAAATGGTGCAACTG GACCGGCAAAAAGagcaagagaagacacagacaaAGATGAACCTgcatcaaaacaaaagaagacagaaaatggCGCTGGGGACCAGTAG